A region of Streptomyces sp. NBC_01267 DNA encodes the following proteins:
- a CDS encoding GntR family transcriptional regulator, with protein MTPPVIHSLREQIREHIVEGIVSGRWKPGERIVERRIAVELEVSQTPVREALRELETLRLIESAPNKGVRVRNLTAADLEESYPVRAGLEQIAAELAVDRLAADVSALEPSVAALYLADRTGDSAAQVRHTVAFHRELVRAAGNGVLLHTWESLGIEVFTALSIRWLGTVQKSYAEEHEALVEAFRRRDPQIGPLVKDHVLGCAPRA; from the coding sequence TTGACGCCGCCCGTCATCCACTCCCTGCGCGAACAGATTCGCGAGCACATCGTGGAGGGGATCGTCAGCGGGCGTTGGAAGCCCGGCGAACGGATCGTGGAGCGGCGGATCGCGGTCGAGCTGGAGGTCAGCCAGACGCCCGTACGGGAGGCGCTGCGCGAGCTGGAGACGCTGCGGCTCATCGAGTCGGCCCCCAACAAGGGCGTGCGCGTACGGAATTTGACCGCGGCCGACCTGGAGGAGAGCTATCCGGTCCGGGCCGGTCTGGAACAGATCGCGGCCGAGCTGGCCGTCGACCGGCTGGCCGCCGACGTGTCCGCCCTGGAGCCGTCGGTCGCCGCGCTGTACCTGGCCGACCGTACGGGCGACAGCGCAGCCCAGGTCAGGCACACGGTGGCCTTCCACCGGGAGCTGGTGCGGGCGGCCGGGAACGGCGTCCTGCTGCACACCTGGGAGTCGCTGGGCATCGAGGTGTTCACGGCGCTGTCGATCCGCTGGCTGGGGACCGTGCAGAAGTCGTACGCGGAGGAGCACGAGGCCCTGGTCGAGGCGTTCCGGCGACGGGATCCGCAGATCGGCCCGCTGGTGAAGGACCATGTGCTCGGATGTGCGCCGAGAGCCTAG